CTGCAGGCGTCAATGTCCCAGTCTCAGCTTTTGTTACTACCTTAGTTGTTACAGCTGCATTTTCATTATCGTCGATGTCTTTAACTGCACCTTTACCAAATACAACTTCATACGTACCGCTTGGCTTAACTCCTTGAGCTAAGTCTAATTCAATTTTTAAACGTTTTTCATCTTCAGAATCAACAGCTACATTCTTGATTTTTTGCTCGACACCATCTTTAACAACTGTTACGGAGTCAGAAACTTTTACAATCTCTTCATTGAATACAACAACCAAATTATTTCCTTCAATAAAGTTAACTGCGTCCGCTTGTACAACTGGCGCTGAAGTGTCTTTCGCTAATGTAATATTACCAGAGTAGTTTGTTCCAAAAACGTTGTTTGTTCCTTTGAAATCTTTCACTTCTACTGATAAAGATACACTTGATTCTTTAGATCCGTAAAGAGGATTTGATTTATCCGTTAGTGCATAGTCCTCGAAAGTAACTCGGTAAGTGTTTGGTTTTTTCTTATCAGTTACTTTATCAACTTTGTATTGTGACTCTGGGAATGTATAATTTCCTTTTTTAATTACAACATTAGCATCGCCAAATGAATTTACTGCAGTGTTAAGTTTAATATCAAATGTTTTTGTACCTACTGAAGTAATAGACTCTACTGCTGGTTTAGAATTATCAGCTGTTACATTATATGATGTGTTGATAATAGAAGTTTCATTACCTACTGCATCTTTCACGCCATATAATACTACGTTATGGCTGCCTTCTTTAGCTTGATCATTTGTTAAAGTATATTTAACTTCATATTTTCCAGCTTCAGATGAATCAACTGGGCCAGCTTCTGTAGCCTTACCATCAACTTTAATGTTTGCAATTTTTACAGGCTCATTAAATTTCAATGATAATTGGTTACCTTTTACTTTAGTTTCTGCTAAAGTTGGTAATTCTTTATCAACAAAGATTGTTGCAGTACCTTTATACTCTTGAACTTCTTTGTAGTCTTTCGTTAATAAACCTTTTGCGTTAACTCTGTAAGTTTCGTTATTTTTTAACTCGAAACCTTCTTTCAGTGTTAAAATAACTGTTTTACCGTCAACTAGCTCTGCGGTGTAATTAGCTGTGGCTACCTCTTCAGTATCGTTGCCTTTATAGATTTTGTAGTTAGCTACTTTCTCAGCAGCGGCTTCGTTAAGCTCTTTGTTGAAAGTTAGCTTGATTTCTTTAGCATTAATTGCAACTGCGCTCTCAACTTTAGGTGTAGTGAAATCATAAGAAGCTTCTGCACCGTTTACGCTTACTTTACCTTTTTTATTGTCAAGGCTTGGGATAGCAAGTTTGTAAGTAGCGCCTTTGTCGCCAGCTTTTACTTCGCTTGGAGCAACTTTGTCGCCGTCAACTAACACTTTGAAGTTTTCTGCTTTTAAGCCTTCTTTTGCTTCTTTAAGCGTTACTTCTAATGTTTTGTCGTCCGCTACTTTCACAGCGGATGCTGCTGGGATTTCGTATAAGAAATCTTTCGCGCGGTACATGAATAATGCGAACTCGCCGCGAGTCACTTCTTGGTAAGGAGCGAAAGTTGTTTCTGTTTTCCCTTTTGTGATGTCGTTCGCAAGAAGGGCATCTACGTACTTATCCCAGCCCACTTGTACATCTGTGAATTTGTTCTTCGTATCGCCTGCTTCTAATTTGTAGGCATTTGTTAGGATTTTTGCCATTTCTGCACGATTAATGCTGGTATCAGGCTCGAATGTTGTCTTGGTTTTACCGCCAACAATGCCGGCTGCGTAAAGAGC
The Bacillus xiapuensis DNA segment above includes these coding regions:
- a CDS encoding S-layer homology domain-containing protein, whose product is MAYQPKSYRKFVATAATATLVATAVTPAFAADFKDVTADYKDAVNYLVENNIAEGLTETKFGPEKTIKRGDAAVMIANALKLDTANAPASPFKDLNNRVKDAVNALYAAGIVGGKTKTTFEPDTSINRAEMAKILTNAYKLEAGDTKNKFTDVQVGWDKYVDALLANDITKGKTETTFAPYQEVTRGEFALFMYRAKDFLYEIPAASAVKVADDKTLEVTLKEAKEGLKAENFKVLVDGDKVAPSEVKAGDKGATYKLAIPSLDNKKGKVSVNGAEASYDFTTPKVESAVAINAKEIKLTFNKELNEAAAEKVANYKIYKGNDTEEVATANYTAELVDGKTVILTLKEGFELKNNETYRVNAKGLLTKDYKEVQEYKGTATIFVDKELPTLAETKVKGNQLSLKFNEPVKIANIKVDGKATEAGPVDSSEAGKYEVKYTLTNDQAKEGSHNVVLYGVKDAVGNETSIINTSYNVTADNSKPAVESITSVGTKTFDIKLNTAVNSFGDANVVIKKGNYTFPESQYKVDKVTDKKKPNTYRVTFEDYALTDKSNPLYGSKESSVSLSVEVKDFKGTNNVFGTNYSGNITLAKDTSAPVVQADAVNFIEGNNLVVVFNEEIVKVSDSVTVVKDGVEQKIKNVAVDSEDEKRLKIELDLAQGVKPSGTYEVVFGKGAVKDIDDNENAAVTTKVVTKAETGTLTPADTATTVEKIAGKNVVTINYGEKMADSARDLANYKIDGVPLNDSFYAGAVAVFTDSDKDTVKITLPADKHSVNNEEKQIEFSKNIKTDDGEVVQTSDEKVYKVTKKFADDKAPTLTKAEYVKAKSSDNASKAIKLTFDENVKIAGDIKDDVVVKVGSTKVEGKVTDGVHEGGTEDKGLENKELIVVLDQEVNTSQSGTVNVIAEGKDNTVMAIQDLFTNKAVAKEVTLTDSIVDSGITSSIQGKATAIDAAKEELAKLTYSAADSIDDAAKLTAAKEQVKNAEAKVDDAKAKGAAEADFGEDFAKLAAQKTEINRYEAKIAADADAKALADAKADAKTKIEAAETAVNASKTVADTKVDEAQKALDAALALNPADPNKAALETAVNDAKAVQTKVAAEVKKVADAKAAYAKATTVEDVKAEVTKAEEAAKAAAGLVK